A part of Streptomyces sp. NBC_01497 genomic DNA contains:
- a CDS encoding LacI family DNA-binding transcriptional regulator, whose translation MSRDAKGPAVRGSARPTLEAVAARAGVGRGTVSRVVNGSAGVSARARAAVEKAIAELGYVPNRAARTLVTSRTDSVALVIPEAETRLVAEPYFSDTIRGVTAGLAETDMQLLLILVRTAKERERLAAYLSAQRVDGVLLVSVHADDPLPTLLETIDMPAVLGGRRSDREPLSYVHADNTSGARIAVEHLRDRGRRAIATITGPLDMEVARARLDGYRTAHGDEQPDDTLVAHADFTEEGGVRAMRELLARRGDLDAVFAASDVMAAGAMQVLREAGRRVPRDVAVVGFDDSIVARHTDPPMTSVRQPIAEMGRTMAHMLLDEIAHPGLPHRHVVLATELVVRESS comes from the coding sequence ATGAGCCGAGACGCGAAGGGGCCCGCCGTCAGGGGTTCCGCCCGCCCGACCCTGGAGGCCGTGGCGGCACGGGCGGGTGTCGGCAGGGGCACGGTCTCCCGCGTGGTCAACGGATCGGCCGGAGTCAGCGCCAGGGCGCGGGCCGCGGTGGAGAAGGCGATCGCCGAGCTGGGGTACGTGCCGAACAGGGCTGCCCGCACTCTCGTCACAAGTCGAACGGACTCGGTGGCCCTGGTGATACCGGAGGCCGAGACGCGCCTCGTCGCCGAACCGTACTTCTCGGACACCATCCGGGGCGTGACGGCCGGACTCGCCGAGACCGACATGCAACTGCTGCTGATCCTCGTACGGACGGCGAAGGAACGCGAGCGGCTGGCCGCGTACCTCTCCGCGCAACGGGTGGACGGGGTGCTGCTGGTCTCCGTGCACGCCGACGACCCGCTGCCCACGCTCCTGGAGACGATCGACATGCCCGCGGTGCTCGGTGGCAGGCGCTCCGACCGCGAACCGCTCAGCTACGTGCACGCGGACAACACCTCCGGGGCGCGCATCGCCGTCGAGCACCTGCGGGACCGCGGGCGGCGCGCCATCGCGACGATCACAGGACCGCTGGACATGGAGGTGGCGCGGGCCCGTCTCGACGGTTACCGCACGGCCCACGGCGACGAGCAGCCCGACGACACCCTCGTGGCGCACGCGGACTTCACCGAGGAGGGCGGGGTGCGGGCCATGCGCGAACTCCTCGCGCGCAGAGGGGACCTGGACGCCGTCTTCGCCGCGTCGGACGTGATGGCGGCGGGCGCGATGCAGGTGCTGCGCGAGGCGGGCAGGCGGGTGCCGCGCGATGTGGCGGTCGTGGGCTTCGACGACTCGATCGTGGCCCGGCACACGGACCCGCCGATGACGAGCGTGCGCCAGCCGATCGCCGAGATGGGCCGCACGATGGCCCACATGCTGCTCGACGAGATCGCCCACCCCGGCCTGCCGCACCGCCATGTCGTCCTGGCGACGGAACTGGTGGTGCGGGAGTCCTCCTGA
- a CDS encoding ABC transporter substrate-binding protein gives MRITRTVGSRRGRGGAAALTTAVLTASALLLTGCSSDTNDAGSGSDSANGKITLTVADYGQFGYKEAGLFAQYHKLHPNITVKEDVTADETVYYPKLLQELNSGSGLGDVTGIEVGRIKEVVDTKADSFVDLSKAIKPSDWVSWKEAQATTSGGQVIGAGTDIGPMSLCYNRDLFAKAGLPTDRDKVAQLVSGGWQDYLKLGEQYQKKAPAGTFFMDSASAMYNAVVSSSAEQYYDKDGKPVYKSSPSVKEGWNLAAEAASKKLTQGLAQFNDPWVAALRKGTVATVVCPAWMAGQISTNAGPSFKGKWDIAKAPGTAAANWGGSFLSVPKSGKHVKEATDLVAWLTAPAQQAATFKAIGVFPSNQGAYTLPAVQNATLPYFNNAPIGKIYAQEAASIPAAVLGPKDGVIKDTISNQINNMEQRGTKPADAWAAATKTIDKVIG, from the coding sequence ATGCGCATCACCCGCACTGTCGGTAGCCGACGAGGCAGAGGAGGCGCCGCAGCTCTCACGACCGCGGTCCTCACCGCCTCCGCGCTGCTGCTGACGGGCTGTAGCAGCGACACGAACGACGCGGGCTCCGGCTCGGACTCGGCGAACGGGAAGATCACCCTGACCGTCGCGGACTACGGGCAGTTCGGCTACAAGGAAGCCGGCCTGTTCGCCCAGTACCACAAGCTCCACCCGAACATCACGGTGAAAGAGGACGTCACCGCGGACGAGACCGTTTACTACCCGAAGCTGCTCCAGGAGCTGAACTCGGGCAGCGGCCTCGGCGACGTCACGGGCATCGAGGTCGGGCGCATCAAGGAGGTCGTCGACACGAAGGCCGACTCCTTCGTCGACCTGAGCAAGGCGATCAAGCCCTCCGACTGGGTGAGCTGGAAGGAGGCGCAGGCCACCACGTCCGGCGGCCAGGTCATCGGCGCGGGCACCGACATCGGCCCGATGTCGCTCTGCTACAACCGCGACCTGTTCGCGAAGGCCGGCCTGCCCACGGACCGCGACAAGGTCGCGCAGCTCGTCTCGGGCGGCTGGCAGGACTACCTCAAGCTGGGTGAGCAGTACCAGAAGAAGGCTCCCGCGGGCACCTTCTTCATGGACTCCGCGAGCGCCATGTACAACGCGGTCGTCAGCTCCAGCGCGGAGCAGTACTACGACAAGGACGGCAAGCCCGTCTACAAGAGCAGCCCCAGCGTGAAGGAGGGCTGGAACCTCGCGGCGGAGGCGGCGAGCAAGAAGCTGACGCAGGGGCTCGCCCAGTTCAACGACCCGTGGGTGGCGGCGCTGCGCAAGGGCACGGTCGCGACGGTGGTGTGCCCGGCGTGGATGGCCGGTCAGATCTCCACGAACGCGGGCCCCTCGTTCAAGGGCAAGTGGGACATCGCCAAGGCGCCCGGTACGGCGGCGGCCAACTGGGGCGGCTCCTTCCTCTCCGTGCCCAAGAGCGGCAAGCACGTGAAGGAGGCCACGGACCTCGTGGCCTGGCTGACGGCACCGGCCCAGCAGGCGGCCACCTTCAAGGCGATCGGGGTGTTCCCGTCCAACCAGGGCGCGTACACGCTGCCGGCCGTGCAGAACGCGACCCTCCCGTACTTCAACAACGCGCCGATCGGAAAGATCTACGCGCAGGAGGCCGCGTCGATCCCGGCGGCCGTGCTCGGCCCGAAGGACGGCGTCATCAAGGACACCATCTCCAACCAGATCAACAACATGGAGCAGCGCGGCACCAAGCCGGCCGACGCGTGGGCGGCGGCGACCAAGACCATCGACAAGGTCATCGGCTGA
- a CDS encoding HAMP domain-containing sensor histidine kinase, giving the protein MRAVGARFLLALRGLRFRLVVGFVLVAVASALSTGALAFREARTGVLQQSQDTVIRQFRDRIDELAPSFASPPSEQEMQSVVDDLARGSRPQGWHVLATYGRLRAGSDPPGTFDVLSPALRASVRTERNAVFQRVDDRGHPVLVVGLPVTYGADRRLSLVSSGLVFYLVVPQNTEQAYVSAMVGAIKDAALWSLLPAVVVALVASRGVLRPVRALRGATRLMAQGHLDVRLSVDGSDELADLSRSFNETAAALEHSVAELRRLESQARRFVADVSHELRTPLAAMAAVTDVLDDASHLDGTTADAVRLVSQETVRLTRLVADLMEISRFDAGAAVLNPDEIDLADSVRNSLSSRGWQDRVRVEVTTPGPLRIRVDPRRLDVVTANIVGNALRHGAPPVLLRLELREGHEDLSGPRAEPGGAGRPRAVMEVSDGGPGIADADLPHIFERFYKADATRTRSESSGLGLAITAENVRLHGGRLTVANRPGAGAVFTVELPLCPDPDADTAAGPGSGHRPGPGPDVGPGSGSLAGDGSGDEPGRERA; this is encoded by the coding sequence GTGAGGGCCGTCGGCGCCCGCTTCCTCCTGGCGCTGCGCGGGCTTCGTTTCCGTCTCGTGGTGGGGTTCGTGCTCGTCGCCGTCGCCAGTGCGCTGAGCACCGGGGCACTGGCCTTCCGCGAGGCCAGGACCGGCGTCCTGCAGCAGAGCCAGGACACGGTGATCCGGCAGTTCCGGGACCGGATCGACGAGCTCGCCCCCTCCTTCGCGTCACCGCCCAGCGAGCAGGAGATGCAGTCCGTCGTGGACGATCTGGCGCGCGGCAGCCGCCCCCAGGGGTGGCACGTGCTCGCCACCTACGGCCGCCTGCGCGCCGGTTCGGACCCACCGGGCACGTTCGACGTCCTGTCCCCGGCGCTGCGGGCGTCCGTGCGGACGGAACGGAACGCCGTCTTCCAGCGCGTCGACGACCGCGGCCATCCCGTCCTGGTCGTCGGGCTGCCCGTCACCTACGGTGCGGACCGGCGCCTCTCGCTCGTCTCCTCCGGGCTCGTCTTCTATCTCGTCGTCCCGCAGAACACCGAGCAGGCGTACGTCTCGGCGATGGTCGGCGCCATCAAGGACGCCGCCCTGTGGTCCCTGCTCCCCGCCGTGGTGGTGGCCCTGGTCGCGTCCCGCGGCGTACTGCGTCCCGTACGCGCCCTGCGCGGCGCCACCCGGCTGATGGCCCAAGGACACCTGGACGTACGGCTGTCGGTCGACGGCTCCGACGAACTGGCGGATCTTTCCCGCTCCTTCAACGAGACAGCCGCCGCGCTGGAACATTCGGTGGCCGAACTGCGCCGCCTGGAGTCGCAGGCGCGGCGGTTCGTCGCGGACGTCTCGCACGAGCTGCGTACGCCGCTCGCCGCGATGGCGGCGGTCACGGACGTCCTGGACGACGCGTCCCACCTGGACGGCACCACCGCGGACGCCGTACGGCTGGTCAGCCAGGAGACCGTGCGACTGACGCGGCTGGTGGCCGATCTGATGGAGATATCCCGCTTCGACGCGGGCGCCGCCGTGCTCAACCCCGACGAGATCGATCTGGCGGACTCCGTGCGCAACTCACTGTCCTCACGCGGCTGGCAGGACCGGGTCAGGGTCGAGGTGACGACGCCGGGGCCGCTGCGGATCCGGGTGGACCCGCGTCGGCTCGACGTGGTCACCGCCAACATCGTCGGCAACGCGCTGCGCCACGGCGCGCCCCCGGTACTGCTGCGGCTGGAACTGCGCGAGGGCCACGAGGACCTGTCGGGCCCCCGGGCGGAGCCCGGCGGCGCCGGCCGGCCCCGCGCGGTCATGGAGGTGAGCGACGGCGGTCCCGGGATCGCGGACGCGGACCTGCCGCACATCTTCGAGCGTTTCTACAAGGCCGACGCCACCAGGACCCGCAGCGAGAGCAGCGGGCTCGGCCTCGCCATCACCGCGGAGAACGTACGCCTGCACGGCGGGCGCCTGACCGTCGCCAACCGGCCCGGTGCGGGGGCGGTCTTCACGGTGGAACTGCCGCTGTGCCCGGACCCCGACGCGGACACCGCGGCAGGGCCGGGGAGCGGCCACCGCCCTGGGCCCGGCCCGGACGTCGGCCCCGGCAGCGGGTCCCTGGCCGGCGACGGCTCCGGCGACGAGCCCGGTCGGGAGCGCGCGTGA
- a CDS encoding response regulator transcription factor, giving the protein MPRVLLVEDDPAVRHGVRLALRHAGHDVFAAATGEEGLRILDSFRPDVVVLDLMLPGLGGLDVCRRIRDRDAVPIIMVTARGDDVDIVVGLEAGADDYVVKPVRSRVLEARIRALLRRLDTRGSGSTRPPLETHGALTIDRAGLVVSHHGLPVPLAPSELRLLLTLAASPGQVLSRQQLLQAVWEHSYHGDIRLVDACVKRIRGKLGELSGDPRYIHTVRGFGYRFQSS; this is encoded by the coding sequence ATGCCCCGAGTCCTGCTCGTCGAAGACGACCCAGCGGTGCGCCACGGCGTACGGCTGGCCCTGCGGCACGCCGGGCACGACGTCTTCGCGGCCGCGACCGGCGAGGAGGGGCTGCGGATCCTGGACTCCTTCCGGCCCGACGTCGTGGTGCTCGACCTCATGCTGCCCGGCCTGGGCGGCCTGGACGTGTGCCGGCGGATCAGGGACCGCGACGCGGTCCCGATCATCATGGTGACGGCCAGGGGCGACGATGTGGACATCGTTGTCGGACTGGAGGCGGGCGCCGACGACTACGTGGTCAAACCGGTCAGGTCACGGGTACTCGAAGCCCGGATACGCGCCCTGCTGCGCAGGCTCGACACCCGTGGCTCCGGATCGACCAGGCCCCCGCTGGAGACGCACGGCGCGCTCACCATCGACCGGGCCGGGCTCGTGGTGAGCCACCACGGCCTGCCCGTGCCGCTCGCGCCGTCCGAGCTGCGCCTGCTGCTGACCCTCGCCGCCTCGCCCGGTCAGGTCCTCAGCCGCCAGCAACTGCTGCAAGCCGTCTGGGAGCACAGCTACCACGGCGACATACGCCTGGTCGACGCCTGCGTGAAACGGATCCGCGGGAAGCTCGGCGAACTCAGCGGCGACCCCCGGTACATCCACACCGTCCGCGGTTTCGGCTACCGCTTCCAGTCGTCATGA
- a CDS encoding carbohydrate ABC transporter permease, which yields MATSTPTRDAHVPPPRRSAPPPPAAARGSWRSRLWRFDDKASPYAYIAPFFLVFGAFGLFPLVYTGWIALHRVEMTGLDQMQWVGWANFDTILHDSEFWTAVANTFIIGVISTVPQLLMALGLAHLLNYRLRASTFFRTLILTPYATSVASAALVFALVFRADGGILNWLLHFIGLGHTNWANGQWTSKIAISVIVIWRWTGYNTLIYLAAMQAVPTDLYEAAALDGATRWQQFRKVTIPSLRPTILFTIVISTIGSMQLFGEPLLLEGGTLGATGGNQNQYETLSVYLYNYGWKLGHLGPAAAVAWAMLALLLIIAGINLLVGRFVRKSAA from the coding sequence GTGGCCACCTCGACACCCACCCGGGACGCGCACGTCCCGCCGCCCCGCCGGTCCGCTCCCCCGCCCCCCGCGGCGGCTCGCGGCTCCTGGCGCAGCCGGCTGTGGCGCTTCGACGACAAGGCTTCGCCGTACGCCTACATCGCCCCGTTCTTCCTCGTCTTCGGCGCCTTCGGGCTGTTCCCCCTCGTCTACACCGGCTGGATCGCCCTGCACCGTGTGGAGATGACGGGGCTCGACCAGATGCAGTGGGTCGGCTGGGCGAACTTCGACACGATCCTGCACGACTCCGAGTTCTGGACCGCGGTCGCCAACACCTTCATCATCGGTGTCATCTCGACCGTTCCGCAGCTGCTGATGGCGCTCGGACTGGCTCATCTCCTCAACTACCGGCTCCGCGCCAGCACGTTCTTCCGTACGCTCATCCTGACCCCGTACGCCACCTCGGTGGCCTCCGCCGCCCTGGTCTTCGCCCTCGTCTTCCGCGCCGACGGCGGCATCCTCAACTGGCTGCTGCACTTCATCGGCCTGGGCCACACCAACTGGGCCAACGGCCAGTGGACGTCGAAGATCGCCATCTCGGTCATCGTCATCTGGCGCTGGACCGGGTACAACACGCTGATCTACCTCGCCGCCATGCAGGCCGTCCCGACCGACCTGTACGAGGCCGCGGCCCTCGACGGGGCGACCCGCTGGCAGCAGTTCCGCAAGGTCACCATCCCCTCCCTGCGGCCCACGATCCTCTTCACGATCGTGATCTCGACGATCGGCTCCATGCAGCTGTTCGGCGAGCCGCTGCTGCTCGAAGGCGGCACGCTGGGGGCCACCGGAGGCAACCAGAACCAGTACGAGACGCTCAGTGTCTACCTCTACAACTACGGCTGGAAGCTGGGCCACTTGGGGCCGGCCGCCGCCGTCGCCTGGGCCATGCTCGCCCTGCTGCTGATCATCGCCGGCATCAATCTGCTCGTCGGCCGCTTCGTTCGCAAGTCCGCCGCCTGA